Within Blattabacterium cuenoti, the genomic segment TCTATGATTTCTGAAACTTTTAAATCTCTTTCTTGTACATCGATCCCTTCTTTTTTTGCTAAAGAAAGAATACTCTTACAAGTAATTCCACTTAATATATTATCATTTGCTTTTGGAGTAATGAGTTTGTTTTTTAACCAAAAGAAAACATTCATTGTTCCAGACTCTTCTACTAATGTATGAGTAGATGAATCAGTCCATAAAACCTGATCAAATCCTTCTTCTTTCGCTAATCTAGTGGGATAAAAAGAAGATGCATAATTTCCCGCAGCTTTAGTAAACCCTACTCCTCCTGATGCAGAACGACTATATTTTTCTTCTATTTTTATTTTTAAAGGAGATTTATAATAAGACCCCGCAGGAGTAGATATAATCATAAATAAATAATCATTAGATGGTTTAGCAGATAAAACTCCATCTATTGCAATTAAAAAAGGACGAATATACAAAGATTGTCCATAATTTTTAGGAATCCAATCTCTATCTATATCTATTAATTTTTTTAATCCATTCATAAAAATAGATTCTGGAATAGGAGGCATTTCTAAACGAATAGCAGATCGATTTATTCTTTTAAAATTTTCTTCTGGACGAAATAAAAATACTTCTTCATTTTTATCTTTATAAGCTTTCATTCCTTCAAAGACAGCTTGTCCGTAATGAAAAACGAGAGAGATAGGAGAAACCCATATATTTCCAAATGGTTTAATAATAGAATTCTTCCATTTTCCATTTCTAAATTCTGAAAAAAACATGTGATCAGAATAATGATTTCCAAAAGAAATATCATTGAAATTCATTTCCTTTATCCTTGAATGCAAGATTTTTTCTATTTTCATAAAAC encodes:
- a CDS encoding branched-chain amino acid aminotransferase, giving the protein MKIEKILHSRIKEMNFNDISFGNHYSDHMFFSEFRNGKWKNSIIKPFGNIWVSPISLVFHYGQAVFEGMKAYKDKNEEVFLFRPEENFKRINRSAIRLEMPPIPESIFMNGLKKLIDIDRDWIPKNYGQSLYIRPFLIAIDGVLSAKPSNDYLFMIISTPAGSYYKSPLKIKIEEKYSRSASGGVGFTKAAGNYASSFYPTRLAKEEGFDQVLWTDSSTHTLVEESGTMNVFFWLKNKLITPKANDNILSGITCKSILSLAKKEGIDVQERDLKVSEIIDGLKKGVLKEAFGCGTAVVVNYFKTISYQGDNFFLPDLTEKERISLKLKKSLLDIQHNLSEDPFGWRFQLKKYL